The genomic interval TCCTAGTCCTGTATCCCCATGAGTTTTTTCGCCAGTTTTTTATCCGGGTTTGAAACGCCTTGCGAACCCCTTGTTAACGACACTTTAACGGCTTTGGGTATGGCGTTTCTAGGCGTTATCTCCTATAATTTGGAGCGGACGCCCGAAGTTAACCCGCCGGAATTCCGTACAGAGCCGGGCTATTTCCACAGTTCGGCGAGGGAACGCCGGGGAAGAAGAGGAGTTCTTGCGTTGCAAGGTCGTGTACTTCTCCTCAACGGCAGCAGTTGGGAGCCCTTAGCGGTCATCTCCACTGCACGCGCCATCAGTCTCCTACTGTCTGGAAAGGCGGTGGTGATCGAAGAGTCTGGCAGTGTGCTGCGCACCGTGAACAGCACCTTCCCTGTCCCTTCGGTTATCGCTCTGCGCCGTTTCATTAATGTCCCTCGTCGCCGGGCGCACTGGAGCAGAAAAGGGGTCCTTGTACGTGACTCCTACACCTGCATCTATTGTTCGGTGAAGGTGGGTGATGTCGTGCGGGGCAAGACGCTGGCGAAAGCAGATTTCACCGTCGATCACATTCTCCCGCGTTCGCGTGGTGGGCGTGATAACTGGTCAAACACGGCGTGTGCCTGCTATCACTGCAATCATCGCAAAGGCAACCACCTTCCCGGTGAAGTGGGAATGAAACTGCTGTGGGAGCCAAAAACACCGCGCACAAGCTACCTTGTGATTGCGGTGGGCAGTGGACCAGAAGCATGGCGGCATTACATCGAGATACAACGGAACGATCCCCCCACACATCACGAAGACTAAACGGGAGCGACGATCTCTGTCGCTCTCTTTTTTTGCCTCGCTTTTTTTGAGTACAATCGGGGCATGATAACTCGATTCCCTTTCCTTTTTGCCGCTTTATTATGCCTTGCCGGGTGTGCCACCCCACCAGCGCCCGATCCTGATGGGGCGGTATTGATCGGTTTTGAGGCACTGCCCAAATCGCTGGCAACTGTTGTTTTGACCGAGACGCCTGATCCGGGCATTGCCCAGACAGCGACGAGTGCGGCGCTGCCGACAACAATCCCCCTCCCACCCACCTTCACGCCAACCCCGACACCCTACGTAGGGGTCTTTATGGGCAACCTGACCCCTGAACCGGGTGTTGTCTATTACCCCCCTGGCGTTTATCGCCATCCGGGGACGAGCGGCGTGAGCGTTGGGGTCATCCCCTTCAATTCGGGGAACCCCGGTGTGGGTGTGCCGGTGGTCACCACCCCGGGCGCGGCACTTCCCACCTTTGCAGCAGGAGTCTCCGGCGGTGGGTCAGCCGCAGCGGGCTGTTTGCAGCCCCCTGCCCCGCCCTTCGTTAATGCAGCGAACAATGCCACTGTACAATCCCGCATTGGATGTCCGGCGGGCGGCGCGTTTACGACGCGCCTTGTGACCCAACCCTTTCAGGGGGGAGTTATGTTTTGGCGGGATACACGAGAGATTTACGCGCTTTCCACAGCGGCGGTGGCGGGACAAGGCATTGATATCTACTGGCGGCTAAATGATACGTGGAATGAGGGCATGCCCGCTG from Anaerolineales bacterium carries:
- a CDS encoding HNH endonuclease, with the translated sequence MQGRVLLLNGSSWEPLAVISTARAISLLLSGKAVVIEESGSVLRTVNSTFPVPSVIALRRFINVPRRRAHWSRKGVLVRDSYTCIYCSVKVGDVVRGKTLAKADFTVDHILPRSRGGRDNWSNTACACYHCNHRKGNHLPGEVGMKLLWEPKTPRTSYLVIAVGSGPEAWRHYIEIQRNDPPTHHED